The DNA sequence CGGCTGAGCAGCTCTGGGCCGGTGCGGAGGCCGTCCTCTCCGCACCGGCCCGGCCGCACCAGTTTCCTCCCGGCAGGCTTCCGGGCCGGCCCAATGCCTTTGACCGGCCGTGAGATTCCAACGCGTTCGACCGTCCATGAGATCAGGGGAAGTAGATGAAGAGATGGAGAACCAACGCCGCCTTGGCGTCGGTCGGTGCTGTTCTGTTCGCCTCGGCTGCGGTGGCGGCTGCGGCGCCAGCCGCCGCAGCCGCCGGATGCTCGGTGAATTACGCGGTGTCGTCGCAGTGGCCGGGTGGGTTCGGCGCCAACGTCGCCATCACCAACCTCGGTGACCCACTTACCAGCTGGACGCTCACCTGGTCGTTCGGCTCAGGCCAGACCGTGACCCAGGCGTGGAACACGACGCTGACCCAGAGTGGTGCCACGGTGACCGCCAGAAACGTCAGTTACAACGGTGCCATCCCGACCAACGGCACGACCTCGTTCGGCTTCAACGGCTCGTGGAACGGCAGCAACCCCGCTCCCACCAGCTTCGCGTTGAACGGAGTGGCCTGCACCGGCGGTACCGCGCCGACGACGGCGCCTCCGACCACCGCGCCTCCGACGACGGCGCCTCCGACCACCGCACCTCCGACCACGCCGCCTCCGACCGGGCCGGCCGACATCACGGTGAACAGCGCCACCCGCTACCAGACGGTCGACGGCTTCGGCGCCGCCACCTGGATCTGGGGCAGCGGCACGTGGTCGACCGCCGAAACCCAGACCATGGTCGGGCTCGGGCCCAACCAGTTGGGCCTTTCGATCATCCGGACCGGGATTTCCCCGGAGTCCGGTGAGTGGCCGGTCCAGGTCAACGCGCTGCGTACGGCGAAGTCGTACGGCTCCGACGTGAAGATCCTTGCGTCACCGTGGACCGCGCCGGCGGCATGGAAGACCAACAACAGCCGGATCAACGGCGGCAAGCTGCGGACCGACTACTACGACGACTACGCCAACCATCTGAACAGCTACGTCCAGTACATGCGCAACCAGGGCGTGACGGTCGACGTCACCTCGGTGCAGAACGAGCCGGACTGGCACCCGAGCTACGACTCGATGGACTGGAGCGGTACCGAACTGCGCAACTTCGTCCGCGACCACGGGTGGCGGGTGCAGAACACCGAGCTGATGGTCGCCGAAGCGGTCAACCTGAACTACAGCTACACCGATCCGACCCTCAACGACGCGACCGCCCGCAACAACATCGGCTACATCGGCGGGCACCTGTACGGCACCGAGGCGTCGGGCCGGCTGGGGCCGTACAACCTGGCCAACCAGCACGGCAAGCCGGTATGGATGACCGAGTGGAACCTCCACGAGGCGGACGGAAGCGGTTCGAACATCTGGGGCAACCCGAGCAACCAGACCGTCTGGAACGAAACGCTAGACGACATCATGCGTACGGTGCACCGGTCGATGGAGGCCAACTGGACCGCCTACATCTGGTGGTACGGCAAGCGGTACTACTCCTTCATCGGCGACGGCGAGTCGGCCTTCGGCACCACGGCGGGAGTGCCGCTCAAGCGCGGGTACGCGTTTTCGCAGTACGCCAAGTACGTCCGTCCCGGTTACCAGCGGGTCGCCCTGACCAAGAGCTCCAAGGCGTCGCCGCTGGAGGTGACCGCCTACACCGGTGACGGGAAGACCACCCTGGTGATCCTCAACCGGTCGAACAGCGCGGTCAACGGTGCGGTCGTCCAGGCCCCGCAGAACGTCACGCGGGCGGAGCACTACCTCACCTCGCAGTACTCCAGCGCGGCCAGCCAGTCGGTGACGGTGAACGGCCAGCAGGTCACCGTCAACGTGGGCGCACGCAGCATCTCCACCGTCGTGCTCACCCACTGAGGGCAGCGGGCGCCGGTGCGGGTCCCCGCCCGCACCGGCACCCCGACCCCGACGGTGCCGGCCGGTGCCGGGCACGTCGGCCGGCACCGGACACGTCGGCCGGTGCCGGTTACTGTCCGATCCGGCCCCGACCTGCCAGTCTGGAGACAGCGAAGGGCAGCGATCGGGCCGGGAGGCGGTCATGGCGGTCAACGACAGTGCGGATCGACCAGGGCCGGCCGACCGGGGCTACCCGGCGTCGGTATCGCGGGCCACGTTGTTCTGGTACGCGTTCGCGTCGACCCTGCTCGTCGGCTGGTTTCTGTTCGGCTGGCTGGTGCTGCGTCAGGGCTTCGTCGACTCGGTGGGTGAGGCACTCGGCACCGGATTCGCGCTGCTGCTCACGGTGTCGGTGATCGAGGCGGCCCGCCGGCACCGGCACGACGGCCGGCCCACGGGCTGACGCTCCCGGGCGTACCGACCGGGCCGACCGGGGCCGCCGCGCGGTCCGGGCCGACCGCCGTGGCAGGCCGCAGTGCGGTCAGTCAGTCGTGCACCACCGCGGCGGTCACCCGCTGCAACGCGAAGGTGTGCAGCGTCTCGGTCCGCTCGTCCTCGGCCCGCAGGTAACCCGCGCCGATCGACA is a window from the Solwaraspora sp. WMMD792 genome containing:
- a CDS encoding cellulose binding domain-containing protein, which gives rise to MKRWRTNAALASVGAVLFASAAVAAAAPAAAAAGCSVNYAVSSQWPGGFGANVAITNLGDPLTSWTLTWSFGSGQTVTQAWNTTLTQSGATVTARNVSYNGAIPTNGTTSFGFNGSWNGSNPAPTSFALNGVACTGGTAPTTAPPTTAPPTTAPPTTAPPTTPPPTGPADITVNSATRYQTVDGFGAATWIWGSGTWSTAETQTMVGLGPNQLGLSIIRTGISPESGEWPVQVNALRTAKSYGSDVKILASPWTAPAAWKTNNSRINGGKLRTDYYDDYANHLNSYVQYMRNQGVTVDVTSVQNEPDWHPSYDSMDWSGTELRNFVRDHGWRVQNTELMVAEAVNLNYSYTDPTLNDATARNNIGYIGGHLYGTEASGRLGPYNLANQHGKPVWMTEWNLHEADGSGSNIWGNPSNQTVWNETLDDIMRTVHRSMEANWTAYIWWYGKRYYSFIGDGESAFGTTAGVPLKRGYAFSQYAKYVRPGYQRVALTKSSKASPLEVTAYTGDGKTTLVILNRSNSAVNGAVVQAPQNVTRAEHYLTSQYSSAASQSVTVNGQQVTVNVGARSISTVVLTH